One stretch of Rathayibacter festucae DSM 15932 DNA includes these proteins:
- a CDS encoding ribose-5-phosphate isomerase, translating into MRIHIATDHAGLDFSRHLIEHLGAAGHDVVDHGPTSYDPLDDYPSFCINAAAAVVRDQEAGVEALGIVFGGSGNGEQIAANKVAGVRAALVWSLSTAVLARQHNDANVISIGARQHSVEEATDFIDAFVAEPFSFEERHVRRIAQLAEYEATGDIAGRTVDSAASGR; encoded by the coding sequence GTGCGCATCCACATCGCAACGGACCACGCCGGGCTGGACTTCAGCCGGCACCTGATCGAGCACCTCGGTGCCGCCGGCCACGACGTGGTCGACCACGGCCCCACCTCGTACGACCCGCTCGACGACTACCCCTCGTTCTGCATCAACGCGGCCGCCGCGGTCGTGCGCGACCAGGAGGCCGGCGTCGAGGCGCTCGGCATCGTCTTCGGCGGCTCGGGCAACGGCGAGCAGATCGCGGCCAACAAGGTCGCGGGTGTCCGCGCCGCGCTGGTCTGGAGCCTCAGCACCGCGGTGCTCGCCCGTCAGCACAACGACGCCAACGTGATCTCGATCGGCGCCCGCCAGCACTCGGTCGAGGAGGCGACGGACTTCATCGACGCCTTCGTCGCCGAGCCGTTCTCCTTCGAGGAGCGCCATGTGCGCCGCATCGCGCAGCTCGCCGAGTACGAGGCCACGGGCGACATCGCCGGCCGCACGGTCGACTCCGCCGCGAGCGGCCGCTAG